ACAAACGCCATCACCACAACCAACCGAGCATCAAATCCAAACATAACTCAAATAACACCAAAAGCAGGCTATCTATAAAAAATCAGCTTTCTTTGCTCTTTAAACACCCTGAAACATTTAAAATCGCCCTTTACTCATTTGCAGCCTGGGCGCCGATTACTATTTTCGCATCACTTTGGGGCGTACCTTTTCTACATGCTCACTACAATATCAGCACCAATAATGCAGCGAACTTAAGCTCGATGATTTGGCTTGGCATTGCCATTGGCAGCCCATTAATCGGCTATTGGTCGGATAAAATCCGCCAACGTAAACCGTTATTACTTTTTTCTGCAGTGCTTGGCATTATCTCCTCTATTGTTGTTCTCTATAGCCCAACATTACCTTTAATTTTTCTTTATGTACTCATGTTTATCTTCGGTGTTGGTGCCGCCGGCCAGTCACTTAGTTTTGCTTATATTAAAGACTACCAACAGGATAATATCCTAGGAACAGCAATTGGTTTTAATAACATGGCGGTTGTTGTCAGTGGCGCGCTTTTTCAGCCTCTAGTCGGCTTCATCATGAGTAAACTTTGGGATGGGAAAGTAGCAGGCAATACTCCTATTTATTCGAGCTTAAATTACCAAACTGCCTTAATAATCGTGCCATTAATGTTTATTGTTGCCGCGCTCACAGCAAGATTTTGGCTAAAAGAACAAGAAAAATAAAAGAAACACAACTAAATTTTTTTAAATATAACGGCTATTAAAAACCAGTCACTAATTAATAGCCCTGATATTTTTAATTATTATGCAAATAAATCTACCCCGGAACGCGTCACTGCATAGTGCCGATCATTCAAGTTAATCTCCTTTTCGTCACCAGACACCTCCATCCCACTCGGATCAGACTTTAAATTTTTATTATTGTCACCTGATTCCTGACTTTGTGAAAATGCACCTTGTCCTGAGACACCAGCATCACCTAACTGTAAACCTTGACCTTCAAACATTTCTTTTAACCTAGGCAATTGCTGTTCAATCACCTCTCTCACCGCATCGCTATGCGTGGTAAACATTAAGTGTGTTTTCTGACTCGCATCAACATGGAGCTTTACCATCAACGGGCCTAACTCGGGTGGGTCTAGGGCAATCGTCGCATTATTTAGCTGACGATTGAGCATTATCTGCACCCGTTGACTCAAGGCCGGAGTTAATTCTGCTTCATCCATTAATGGCATAGGCTGATCAAAATGCTGAGCGACTGATATCTGAACACGCTCTTGTTGCAAAGTTACACTTGCGACATTTAACTGGCTATTAGCCAACTGATGACTAATATAACTTTCAGAAATTTTAGCTCCCAACAGCTCTGCACGCTTAGGCATTGCTTCATTTTTAATGGCTTCTACTATATTTGTTAGTTTTTCTTGTGATAAATCCTCACCAATATTTAATTCAGTCATCTTTTTTGCTTCATCATGACTCACTTGTTTGACAAGTGTCGGTGCTGCCGTATTTTCTAAATTAGTAGGATTTACTTTTTTGTCTTGTTGCAAATTAGCGACATTTAATAACTGACTTTTGGCTGGATTAAGCTCTTCTTTAATAATCACGTCTTCAGTTGCATCAACTTCTTTTCGCTGGACATTCTGCTCTGTCGCTAACGGTGTTACTATCTTTTCACTACTATTAATTACTGTTTTAGCATGTAACTCTTCATCAATGAGGCTATTTTCAGTCTCCTCTAAATTACTTTCTTCAATGATTAGCTCTGGATCAAGTTCACTTTCTTCTTCATTATGATCCATCGTTGCTGTTGCAATAAGCCGATCATCAATCACCAACTCTTGATCAGCAAAATCATCTTCTGCTGCTAGCGTTTCTTTTTGCAACGAAATAATAAAGTTCGCAGCAAAAGCCCTTTCTTCACTTTCTACATTGACATCTAAATTTAAAGTCAGATCAGCAAACTCAAGTTCTTCATTGCCTTCATCAGCTAAAAGAGTGATTTGCACTTCTTTAGTCACTGCTTCTTCAAGTTCTACAAGCTCTTCTTGGCTAACTTCTTCCCCCAAAGCCGCATCCACCAATTGACTAAAGTCATTGGTTTCAATCGATAAAGCCTCACCGGTTACAACCTCAGCGGATGCCACGCCGATCAAATCAAGCGCCGATGGCTGATTTATTGTTATCATAATAATTCTCTTTATTTTCCCTCATAATCCCTAGCTCTAAGGCAAGAAACGTACCAGTTTTAACGCGGCCGACTGACATAGTCATCAATCATGCGTTGCTCCTGGCGATCTAGCTCTCTATCTTCTTCATTTTTAAATTTCTGTTGTAAGTGCTTAAAAGACTCAACCTTAGCATGAGCTTCACGCCATTGTTGCTCTTGCTGCTTAATGACTGTTTGAGCATCACTGACTAACTGATTTTGGCGCTTAATCCCTTGTTCTATAGTTAAAATAAAATCTTGATACGTTTTTAACGTCTGATGATTAAGTAACTGGCCTTGTGCTTTAATTTTTGAGAGTTTTTGAAAATAATCATCCAAGTACATATCTAACATTTTTAGTTGCTGTTGATATTGGTTTAGTGTTTGCCTAGAAGCTGCTAAACGTTTTGCCGACTCTTGTTCAGCACGCTCAGCGATTTTAATAATGCTTAGTAGGCGCTTAGAACGCTTCACTCAGAAGCTCTTGTGCTTGTTTGTGTATTAAGCAACTGATTTAAATCAGCCAAGGCTTGATCAAAATGTGCCTCTTCTGTCATCGCTTGCGTTAGAAATTGCTTAATCGCAGGCAACAAAGCAATGACTTTATCAAGTAAAGCATCACTGCCCGCTTGATAAACCCCCATCTGAATGAAGTCTTTATTTTGCATATAATGTGCATAAAGCTGCTTTAATGACCGCGCCAACTCTTGATGCTCAAGGCTGACAATCATTGGCATAATCCGACTAATTGAGGCTTCTATATCGATCGCCGGATAATGCCCTTCATCGGCCAATTGCCTTGAGAGTACAAAATGCCCATCCAATACAGCCCGCGCAGCATCAACAATCGGGTCTTGTTGATCATCCCCTTCTGCCAAAACAGTATAAAAAGCCGTCATGCTCCCTGAGCCACCATCATTACCTGCACGCTCCACCAACATGGGTAAACGTGAGAACACTGAAGGTGG
This genomic stretch from Piscirickettsia litoralis harbors:
- the fliJ gene encoding flagellar export protein FliJ — protein: MKRSKRLLSIIKIAERAEQESAKRLAASRQTLNQYQQQLKMLDMYLDDYFQKLSKIKAQGQLLNHQTLKTYQDFILTIEQGIKRQNQLVSDAQTVIKQQEQQWREAHAKVESFKHLQQKFKNEEDRELDRQEQRMIDDYVSRPR
- a CDS encoding MFS transporter, which encodes MQLIYKRTLNLTLIKPYLFFILAASFLLYEMAVQVSTSVITKELMSAFAINATGVGLLSSFYYYSYAAMQIPAGLAFDRLNARILITISLGICAIGTLLFSLTDSFTLAALGRFFTGFGSAFAFIAMLFIAAQWFPTRYFGLIAGIGQFLAAIGALAGQGPLAAIVSNIGWREALKGLGIIGIILAVIILLILKDKRHHHNQPSIKSKHNSNNTKSRLSIKNQLSLLFKHPETFKIALYSFAAWAPITIFASLWGVPFLHAHYNISTNNAANLSSMIWLGIAIGSPLIGYWSDKIRQRKPLLLFSAVLGIISSIVVLYSPTLPLIFLYVLMFIFGVGAAGQSLSFAYIKDYQQDNILGTAIGFNNMAVVVSGALFQPLVGFIMSKLWDGKVAGNTPIYSSLNYQTALIIVPLMFIVAALTARFWLKEQEK
- a CDS encoding flagellar hook-length control protein FliK — its product is MITINQPSALDLIGVASAEVVTGEALSIETNDFSQLVDAALGEEVSQEELVELEEAVTKEVQITLLADEGNEELEFADLTLNLDVNVESEERAFAANFIISLQKETLAAEDDFADQELVIDDRLIATATMDHNEEESELDPELIIEESNLEETENSLIDEELHAKTVINSSEKIVTPLATEQNVQRKEVDATEDVIIKEELNPAKSQLLNVANLQQDKKVNPTNLENTAAPTLVKQVSHDEAKKMTELNIGEDLSQEKLTNIVEAIKNEAMPKRAELLGAKISESYISHQLANSQLNVASVTLQQERVQISVAQHFDQPMPLMDEAELTPALSQRVQIMLNRQLNNATIALDPPELGPLMVKLHVDASQKTHLMFTTHSDAVREVIEQQLPRLKEMFEGQGLQLGDAGVSGQGAFSQSQESGDNNKNLKSDPSGMEVSGDEKEINLNDRHYAVTRSGVDLFA